The Sphaerospermopsis torques-reginae ITEP-024 genome has a window encoding:
- a CDS encoding phosphopantetheine-binding protein, protein MKNSTNVENEFNKQELLELLTQLLKQRSGFYAKVILADLENLSQLKGSLTDLYSEEEPKINSNGNKKISNSQIHYTSQNVERQETINQVLQPDVFTHLEKQSLVNAQTLTQQTINVETILIDLVVQQTGYPSSSITLDLKLLDDLSLDSIKAGQLIAEVSKKCGVVGEIDAYSLANASLKDITEVIKSVISKGNNVSLRNNVSPTMTHSNSLATEPKIQNHIMDKLNQLSEAEIDSLLSVHFIDQ, encoded by the coding sequence ATGAAAAATTCAACTAATGTGGAAAACGAGTTTAATAAACAAGAACTACTAGAATTATTAACTCAGTTACTTAAACAACGTAGTGGTTTTTATGCTAAAGTCATTCTTGCTGATTTGGAAAATCTATCCCAGTTAAAAGGAAGTTTAACCGATTTGTACTCAGAAGAAGAACCAAAAATTAACTCTAATGGAAATAAAAAAATTTCTAATTCACAAATTCATTATACAAGTCAAAATGTTGAGCGTCAGGAGACTATCAATCAAGTCCTTCAGCCTGATGTTTTTACTCATTTGGAAAAACAGTCTCTAGTTAACGCTCAAACTTTGACGCAACAAACTATTAATGTAGAAACAATTCTGATAGATTTAGTCGTTCAACAAACTGGTTATCCATCCTCAAGTATTACACTTGATTTAAAATTACTAGATGATTTAAGTTTAGACTCGATTAAAGCAGGACAATTAATAGCCGAAGTCTCGAAAAAGTGTGGAGTAGTGGGTGAAATTGATGCCTATTCTTTAGCAAACGCCAGTTTAAAAGATATTACGGAAGTCATTAAATCTGTTATATCGAAAGGAAATAATGTTTCTCTAAGAAATAATGTTTCTCCAACAATGACACATTCAAATTCTTTGGCTACTGAACCAAAAATACAAAATCACATTATGGACAAACTAAATCAACTTAGTGAAGCAGAAATAGATTCTCTGCTTTCTGTTCATTTCATCGATCAATAA
- a CDS encoding phytoene desaturase family protein gives MNPQNQQQIEPSINNNYDVIIIGAGLGGLTAGAKLAKEGRKVLLVEQHYVVGGCATIFKRKDFTFEVGLHQLDGLHDKDPKKKIFAELGVFDHVEFIKIDEFYRFKNNRLDFTIPANAELAIAKLCQKFPHEKKGIRKFFQKINAITEEVTRLPEEHWQRLLLMPVFPFLYPNLTLAIKQSLGNFLDSIIKDQELKLLLCGNMYYYHTNPYTLSLVFYSLAQSSYFQGSWFIKGGSQVLSNYLASVIKEHNGEILLSHLVTKIMTNKGKVIGIECESKPKKTVKQFFAQTIIANAAIPNIVNLLPAPENNLLQKQIKNCVAGCTFIAIYLGFKKEIAQLGNLNYSMFRFDDDIHSLDDMNINNTAEYEKRIFTFVDYSQIDSGLAPSGKSTGSFLLVDHLSDWEGLSLQEYKKKKESIAQIALERLEKEIPGISEEVEHYEVATSKTIQRYTLNPQGTPYGFAAIPSQVGLFRLPNKSPIPGLYFASAWTYPGHGFGGTIISGYLCARQVHKFLNIKIQLKGILR, from the coding sequence ATGAACCCACAAAATCAACAACAAATAGAACCTTCAATTAACAATAATTACGATGTTATTATCATCGGAGCAGGATTAGGAGGCTTAACTGCGGGTGCAAAACTTGCAAAAGAAGGGAGAAAAGTTTTGCTAGTCGAACAACATTATGTGGTCGGTGGATGTGCTACTATTTTTAAGCGCAAAGATTTCACCTTTGAGGTAGGATTACATCAACTTGATGGGCTACATGACAAAGATCCCAAGAAAAAAATATTTGCAGAATTAGGAGTATTTGATCATGTTGAATTTATTAAAATAGATGAATTTTACCGCTTTAAAAATAATCGCCTTGATTTTACAATTCCTGCTAATGCAGAATTAGCAATTGCGAAATTATGCCAAAAATTTCCCCACGAGAAAAAAGGTATCAGAAAATTTTTTCAGAAAATAAATGCCATTACTGAAGAAGTAACTAGATTACCAGAAGAACATTGGCAACGACTTTTATTAATGCCTGTCTTTCCTTTTCTTTACCCTAATTTGACTTTGGCAATTAAGCAAAGTTTGGGTAATTTTTTAGATTCAATTATCAAAGATCAAGAATTAAAATTATTACTTTGTGGAAATATGTATTATTACCATACCAATCCGTACACATTGTCTCTCGTATTTTACTCTCTTGCACAATCTAGTTATTTTCAGGGATCTTGGTTTATCAAAGGTGGATCTCAAGTTTTATCTAATTATTTAGCTTCTGTAATTAAAGAGCATAACGGGGAGATATTATTATCTCATCTAGTAACCAAAATAATGACAAATAAAGGAAAAGTTATCGGGATTGAGTGCGAGAGTAAACCCAAGAAAACAGTTAAACAATTTTTCGCTCAAACTATTATAGCTAATGCAGCTATTCCTAATATTGTAAATTTACTTCCTGCTCCAGAAAATAATCTTTTACAAAAGCAGATTAAAAACTGTGTAGCTGGTTGTACATTTATTGCTATTTACTTAGGTTTTAAAAAGGAAATTGCTCAACTTGGCAACTTAAACTATTCTATGTTTAGGTTTGATGATGATATTCATAGTTTAGATGATATGAATATTAATAATACAGCCGAATATGAGAAGCGAATCTTTACTTTTGTGGATTATAGTCAAATTGATTCAGGACTTGCTCCTTCTGGTAAAAGTACCGGATCTTTTTTATTAGTTGATCATTTATCAGATTGGGAAGGACTTAGCTTACAAGAATACAAGAAAAAGAAAGAATCAATTGCTCAAATAGCTTTAGAACGCTTAGAAAAAGAGATTCCGGGTATTAGTGAAGAGGTAGAACATTATGAAGTAGCAACATCAAAAACTATTCAAAGATATACATTGAATCCTCAAGGTACACCCTACGGATTTGCAGCTATACCTAGTCAAGTGGGATTATTTAGACTACCTAATAAATCTCCTATTCCGGGGCTTTATTTTGCCTCAGCTTGGACTTATCCAGGACATGGGTTTGGAGGAACTATTATCAGTGGTTATTTATGCGCTAGACAAGTTCATAAATTTCTCAATATTAAAATACAACTTAAAGGTATATTAAGATAA
- a CDS encoding ABC exporter membrane fusion protein: protein MNLQLFNTFKKSGTTTLIIAIVSLGFVMAIAYSIVKKQLPTQTSLPTSSQNQNLPQAIAALGYLEPQGEVIQISAPAFMEGARVKKLFVKRGEQVKAGQIIAILDNKDRLTALLEEAKTNVKVANARVQQVKAGAKQGEISAQKSKFQETQAELQGQIATQKATIANLKYDLEGQKNTQKAVIQRIESELKNAQTECNRYDKLYTDGAVSASQKDNICLQKEIKENQLKEAKSTLNQIITTKQEQINQATANLNRTITTVSGQINQEKATLAAVSEVRPTDVILATTQLEAAQKAVKTAQANLDLSYVRSPQNGQIIKIHTWPGELISNKGIVDIGNTQQMYVNAEIYETDIHQVKLGQIATIKADSVVEELTGIVDEIGLEISSKNVLGTDPVADADARVVEVKIKLNPPDSIKVSRLTNLQVNVIINPDKPNN, encoded by the coding sequence ATGAATTTACAACTATTCAATACGTTCAAAAAGAGCGGTACAACTACCTTAATTATTGCTATAGTCAGTTTAGGATTTGTGATGGCGATCGCCTACTCTATAGTTAAAAAACAGTTACCTACTCAAACATCTTTACCAACTTCTTCACAAAATCAAAATCTTCCTCAAGCAATAGCAGCTTTAGGATATTTAGAACCCCAAGGAGAAGTCATCCAAATATCAGCCCCCGCTTTTATGGAAGGTGCAAGGGTTAAAAAACTTTTTGTTAAACGTGGAGAACAAGTAAAAGCTGGACAAATCATTGCAATTCTTGATAATAAAGATCGCCTGACTGCACTTTTAGAAGAAGCTAAAACAAACGTTAAAGTTGCCAATGCAAGGGTACAACAAGTAAAAGCTGGTGCAAAACAAGGCGAAATTTCCGCTCAAAAATCTAAATTTCAAGAAACTCAAGCCGAATTACAAGGACAAATTGCCACCCAAAAAGCCACCATTGCTAATTTAAAATACGATTTAGAAGGGCAAAAAAATACTCAAAAAGCTGTCATTCAAAGAATTGAATCTGAATTAAAAAATGCCCAAACAGAATGTAATCGCTATGATAAATTATATACAGATGGTGCTGTTTCCGCTTCTCAAAAAGATAACATTTGTCTGCAAAAAGAAATCAAAGAAAATCAGCTAAAAGAAGCAAAATCAACCTTAAATCAAATTATTACCACTAAACAAGAACAAATTAATCAAGCTACTGCCAATCTTAATCGCACAATTACCACAGTTAGTGGTCAAATTAATCAAGAAAAAGCAACTTTAGCCGCAGTATCAGAAGTCAGACCTACAGATGTAATTTTAGCAACTACACAATTAGAAGCTGCACAAAAAGCCGTCAAAACTGCTCAAGCTAATTTAGATTTATCCTATGTTCGTTCCCCTCAAAATGGGCAAATTATTAAAATTCATACTTGGCCAGGTGAACTTATTAGTAATAAAGGCATTGTTGATATTGGTAATACACAACAAATGTACGTGAACGCAGAAATATATGAAACCGATATTCATCAAGTAAAATTAGGACAAATTGCCACCATAAAAGCTGATAGTGTTGTTGAAGAATTAACGGGAATTGTGGATGAAATTGGCTTGGAAATTAGTAGCAAAAATGTATTAGGAACAGATCCCGTAGCAGATGCAGATGCTAGAGTTGTGGAAGTAAAAATTAAATTAAATCCCCCAGACAGTATCAAAGTTTCTCGATTGACTAATTTACAAGTTAATGTCATCATTAATCCTGACAAACCTAATAATTAA
- a CDS encoding aminotransferase class I/II-fold pyridoxal phosphate-dependent enzyme yields MDTNNLNQLSIEEKRALLAQFMQKKSQEEAIANIPPENYQFDCFPEYQQMKRRHENFHENFAANGIVNPYFTVHQGINNNKTVIEGRELINYSSYNYLDLSGSSSVNQAAKEAIDLYGTSVSASRILSGERPIHLELEKEIANFLGVDNSIVFLSGHATNVTTIGHLLGAEDLILSDALIHNCAVQGSILSGARRLYFPHNDWHTLDNILEKQQRQNYRRVLIIIEGVYSQDGDIPDLPKFIEVKKRHKALLMIDEAHSIGVIGKHGAGIGEYFGVDRTDVDLWMGTLSKAFASCGGYIAGSNALVEYLKYTAPGFIYSVGMSSANTAAALASLRVLRAEPERVTQLHRQAKRFLELAQNFGLNTGASKNTPVIPVIVGDSFACMLLSRLLLERGISVHPTIYPAVAEDAARLRFFLSCSHTDEQIDYTVKIVAEELAKIQGNTTISNLSQIENN; encoded by the coding sequence ATGGACACCAACAATCTTAACCAGCTTTCTATCGAAGAGAAACGGGCTTTATTAGCTCAATTTATGCAAAAAAAATCTCAGGAAGAAGCAATTGCCAATATTCCACCAGAAAATTATCAATTCGATTGTTTTCCAGAATATCAGCAAATGAAACGACGACATGAAAACTTTCATGAAAACTTTGCTGCCAATGGAATTGTCAATCCTTATTTTACTGTTCATCAAGGAATCAACAATAACAAAACCGTAATTGAAGGGCGAGAATTAATTAACTATTCTAGCTATAATTATTTGGATTTATCCGGATCATCTTCAGTGAACCAAGCCGCCAAAGAGGCTATAGACCTTTATGGCACTTCTGTTTCAGCAAGTCGAATACTTTCTGGCGAGAGACCAATCCATTTGGAACTAGAAAAAGAAATAGCTAACTTTTTAGGTGTTGATAATTCTATTGTATTTCTTAGTGGACATGCAACTAATGTTACTACAATTGGTCATCTTTTAGGAGCAGAAGATTTAATTCTCAGTGATGCTTTAATTCATAATTGTGCAGTTCAAGGTTCTATTTTATCGGGTGCAAGAAGACTCTATTTTCCTCATAATGATTGGCACACTTTAGATAATATTCTGGAAAAACAACAGCGACAAAATTACCGAAGAGTTCTAATTATTATTGAAGGTGTTTATAGTCAAGATGGAGATATTCCTGATTTGCCAAAATTTATTGAGGTGAAAAAACGTCATAAAGCTCTTTTAATGATAGATGAAGCTCATTCTATAGGTGTTATTGGTAAACATGGTGCTGGTATTGGAGAATATTTTGGAGTTGATCGTACTGATGTGGATTTATGGATGGGAACTTTGAGTAAAGCTTTTGCCAGTTGTGGTGGTTATATTGCTGGTTCAAATGCTTTAGTAGAATATTTGAAATATACAGCCCCGGGTTTTATCTATAGTGTGGGAATGTCATCTGCAAATACAGCTGCCGCTTTAGCCTCTTTAAGAGTACTCCGTGCTGAACCTGAGCGAGTTACTCAATTACACCGGCAAGCTAAACGCTTTCTCGAACTGGCTCAAAACTTTGGATTGAATACGGGAGCAAGTAAAAATACTCCTGTCATCCCTGTGATTGTGGGTGACTCTTTCGCTTGTATGCTTTTATCTCGACTTTTATTGGAACGAGGTATTAGTGTTCATCCGACGATTTATCCTGCCGTTGCTGAAGATGCGGCACGTCTGCGATTCTTTCTCAGTTGTTCTCATACTGATGAGCAAATTGATTATACGGTTAAGATTGTCGCAGAAGAATTAGCTAAGATTCAAGGAAATACAACAATCTCCAACCTATCACAAATTGAAAACAACTAA
- the devC gene encoding ABC transporter permease DevC codes for MFNKLPTAWLQLRYQKIRLIVALSGVIFAVVIVFMQLGIRDALFDSAVHLHQALNGDYFLISPRSTALIAMESFPERRLTQTLAFPEVDFVNPIYLGFGQWKNPQTRNNWRNIFVIGFDIRHQIFDFPGVNENIDKLKIPDQVLFDQGSRSEFGPIVAEFKKQKTVITEITASGNNRKITVAGLFQLGTSFGSDGNLITSHLNFQRIFSNRKKGIIDIGVIKLKPDANVEDFGKKLKQYLPKDVKSLSKQELIEFEKNYWQTSTAIGFIFNLGVALGIIVGIVVVYQILYSNVSEHLPQYATLKAIGYRNKYLLSMVLQQAFLIAILGYIPGFLIAIIQYHFTKAATLLPVVMTWERGIFVFIATMLMCFISGATAVAKLKSADPADIF; via the coding sequence ATGTTTAACAAATTACCCACAGCTTGGTTACAACTAAGATATCAAAAAATTAGATTAATTGTCGCCCTTTCAGGCGTAATTTTTGCCGTAGTTATTGTTTTTATGCAGTTAGGTATTCGTGATGCTTTATTTGATAGTGCTGTTCATTTACACCAAGCATTAAATGGAGATTATTTTTTAATTAGTCCTCGTAGTACCGCTTTAATTGCTATGGAAAGTTTTCCAGAACGTCGTTTAACTCAAACTTTAGCTTTTCCAGAAGTAGATTTTGTTAACCCAATTTATTTGGGTTTTGGCCAATGGAAAAATCCCCAAACTAGAAATAATTGGCGGAATATTTTTGTCATTGGGTTTGATATTAGACATCAAATTTTTGATTTCCCAGGTGTTAATGAAAATATAGATAAATTAAAAATACCAGATCAAGTCTTATTTGATCAAGGTTCAAGAAGTGAATTTGGTCCAATTGTTGCTGAATTTAAAAAACAAAAAACAGTAATTACTGAAATAACAGCTAGTGGAAATAATCGGAAAATCACCGTAGCTGGTTTATTTCAATTAGGTACATCTTTTGGTTCAGATGGTAATTTAATCACCAGTCATTTGAATTTTCAAAGGATTTTTTCTAATCGTAAAAAAGGCATAATAGATATTGGTGTTATTAAATTAAAACCTGATGCTAATGTAGAAGATTTTGGCAAAAAACTTAAACAGTATTTACCCAAAGATGTAAAAAGTTTAAGTAAACAAGAACTTATTGAATTTGAAAAAAATTATTGGCAAACTAGCACGGCAATTGGCTTTATTTTTAACTTAGGAGTTGCATTAGGAATTATTGTGGGAATTGTCGTTGTTTATCAGATTCTTTATTCTAATGTTTCTGAACATTTACCTCAATATGCTACATTAAAAGCCATTGGTTATCGTAATAAATACCTCCTATCAATGGTATTACAACAGGCTTTTTTAATTGCTATTTTAGGTTACATTCCCGGCTTTTTAATTGCCATAATTCAATATCATTTTACAAAAGCAGCTACTCTTTTACCTGTAGTTATGACTTGGGAAAGAGGAATATTTGTCTTCATCGCCACAATGTTAATGTGTTTTATTTCCGGTGCAACCGCCGTTGCTAAACTAAAATCTGCCGATCCTGCTGATATTTTTTAA
- a CDS encoding SDR family NAD(P)-dependent oxidoreductase encodes MKNFKHLANNISKEDLLEVLSRLLSQRSQFYAKVIVADLENLPHLRRNLTNSQPQSEESSIQNSKIESETTHSSSYVSSFSVEIIKAELTTSVRDTVEKIAIACIKSHQKLAENIAQLWDGFNIPDRLLILIPEAWENLTETIEMLTNVAQKTAGETCELGFIQFGNGYFSRCENNDPPTSIFSVVSFAASLHLERPKLKIRVLEFDHRLSFEIINQKIKAEFTTSDNYSVAGYNCESQRHEMVYDLAQKKSQSRNVNLTSEDVIIVTGGAKGITAECAIALAKKYHCKMALVGSSPVNDEVQNTLKKYTDAQLIAKYYSCNITDLNAVNQLIQKVTTELGIITTVIHGAGTNKPRRTEQVSSREAYQEIAPKLIGAWNLITALNSHQLKYFIAFTSIIGVTGMLGNSWYAFSNETVDLLLRNLKKQTGTETITLAYSVWSEVGMGAKMGSTKTLANMGIDAIPPHLGVAEFLHWIENCADDQQIVIAAKLGGLDTWKCKKYNFPIANRYLEKIEYFEPGIELIVRCSLNRQHDLYVNDHNFNGSLLFPTVFGLEAMTQAASYVTGITNINSVKLENISLLRPIVVPENGEVKIQIHARLDGNKVFAAISTEESNYKTPHFSAEITLNHSNEKPTKNLNITNESLHLESKTDIYSWLLFQGSTYQNIDKVYLLNSDQVILSTKGFHTDTSEICFSSNKLAPFTLGSPLLRDVLLQSGQLPLTQNVYLPIRIEEWEIFNIQNFSSRGFVETTILKVEDKTAVADVVFVNENNEVIEKIFGYHVKSLKPTPKYPHPKDIGDRSFIENKITEVFKSYEHLLTDQPQLIVYKHSELFNSLDSETRHQIEQQVFTEKYASVNGIDQEKITWLDSGKPQIANSNLQISIAHSRTLLLITIGQNIQGCDLEFVEQRTLEQWLDLLGNQYQTLLQEFKKYDDTLCSFATRLWCVKESIFKATGIFPQLITVEMKSQKGVIFTAQVVNNSFHVLTFPVNIWHQNIVIVASLVHRQNLVLI; translated from the coding sequence ATGAAAAATTTCAAGCATTTAGCCAATAACATCAGCAAAGAAGACTTGTTAGAAGTTTTATCTCGTTTACTTTCTCAACGAAGTCAATTTTATGCTAAAGTCATTGTCGCTGATCTAGAGAATTTACCTCATTTACGGCGAAATTTAACCAATTCTCAACCTCAATCTGAAGAATCATCTATCCAAAACAGCAAAATAGAATCAGAAACTACCCATTCATCATCTTATGTCAGTAGTTTTTCTGTGGAAATTATCAAAGCAGAATTAACAACAAGTGTTAGAGACACAGTTGAAAAAATAGCCATTGCTTGCATCAAATCTCATCAAAAATTAGCTGAAAATATAGCCCAATTATGGGATGGTTTTAATATACCTGATCGCTTGTTAATTTTAATCCCAGAAGCATGGGAGAATTTAACAGAAACTATAGAAATGTTGACCAATGTAGCTCAAAAAACTGCTGGAGAAACCTGCGAATTAGGATTTATTCAATTTGGTAATGGTTATTTTTCTCGCTGTGAAAATAATGATCCACCTACTTCTATTTTTAGTGTAGTTTCTTTTGCTGCAAGTTTACATTTAGAACGTCCTAAGCTGAAAATCCGGGTTTTAGAATTTGATCACAGACTGTCTTTTGAGATTATTAACCAGAAAATAAAAGCTGAATTTACCACAAGTGATAATTATAGCGTAGCTGGTTATAATTGTGAAAGTCAACGTCATGAAATGGTTTATGACTTAGCACAGAAAAAATCACAATCAAGAAATGTTAATCTCACATCAGAAGACGTAATTATCGTTACAGGTGGTGCTAAAGGAATTACGGCTGAATGTGCTATTGCTCTTGCTAAAAAATATCACTGTAAAATGGCTTTAGTTGGTAGTTCTCCTGTGAATGATGAAGTACAAAATACTCTCAAAAAATACACAGATGCTCAATTAATAGCTAAATATTACTCTTGCAATATTACTGACTTAAATGCAGTCAATCAACTGATTCAAAAAGTAACAACTGAATTAGGAATTATCACAACAGTAATTCACGGAGCAGGTACTAATAAACCTCGGAGAACAGAACAAGTATCTTCTAGGGAAGCATATCAAGAAATAGCACCTAAATTAATTGGTGCGTGGAATTTAATTACAGCCTTAAACTCCCATCAATTAAAATATTTTATTGCCTTTACTTCTATTATTGGAGTTACAGGAATGTTAGGCAATAGTTGGTATGCTTTTTCTAACGAAACGGTAGATTTATTATTAAGAAATCTCAAAAAACAAACAGGAACAGAGACAATAACTCTAGCCTATAGTGTTTGGAGTGAAGTAGGAATGGGTGCAAAAATGGGCAGCACTAAAACATTAGCTAATATGGGAATTGATGCTATACCTCCCCATCTTGGAGTAGCAGAATTTTTGCACTGGATAGAAAATTGTGCAGACGATCAACAAATTGTTATTGCGGCTAAATTAGGTGGTTTAGATACTTGGAAATGTAAAAAATATAACTTCCCTATTGCAAATCGTTATCTGGAAAAAATAGAGTATTTTGAACCAGGAATAGAGTTAATTGTGCGTTGTTCTCTTAATCGTCAACATGACCTTTATGTGAATGATCATAACTTCAATGGTTCGCTATTATTTCCTACAGTATTTGGTTTAGAAGCAATGACACAAGCAGCGTCTTATGTCACAGGAATTACTAATATCAATTCTGTCAAATTAGAGAATATTTCTCTTTTGCGTCCTATTGTAGTACCTGAAAATGGAGAAGTCAAAATTCAGATTCACGCTAGACTAGATGGAAATAAAGTTTTTGCAGCTATTTCTACCGAAGAATCTAATTATAAAACTCCTCATTTTTCAGCAGAAATTACTTTAAATCACAGCAATGAAAAGCCAACAAAAAATTTGAATATAACTAATGAATCTTTACATCTTGAGTCAAAAACAGATATCTATAGTTGGCTACTTTTTCAGGGTTCTACCTATCAAAATATTGACAAGGTTTATCTGCTTAATTCTGATCAAGTAATTTTGTCAACCAAGGGTTTTCATACTGATACTTCTGAAATTTGCTTTTCATCTAATAAATTAGCTCCTTTTACTTTAGGTAGTCCACTTTTGCGTGATGTCCTGTTACAGTCTGGTCAACTTCCCCTCACACAAAATGTTTACCTACCTATCAGGATAGAGGAATGGGAGATTTTTAATATTCAAAATTTCTCTAGCAGAGGTTTTGTAGAAACAACAATTCTTAAAGTAGAAGATAAGACAGCGGTTGCCGATGTAGTCTTTGTTAATGAGAATAATGAAGTTATAGAAAAGATTTTTGGCTATCATGTTAAATCACTTAAACCCACTCCTAAATATCCACATCCAAAAGATATTGGCGATCGATCTTTCATTGAAAACAAAATTACAGAAGTTTTCAAATCCTATGAACATTTATTGACAGATCAACCCCAGTTAATTGTTTACAAACATTCTGAATTATTTAATAGTCTTGACAGTGAAACTCGTCATCAGATAGAACAACAAGTATTTACCGAAAAATACGCTTCTGTTAACGGAATTGATCAAGAAAAAATAACTTGGTTAGACAGTGGAAAACCACAAATTGCTAACAGTAACTTACAGATTTCTATAGCTCATAGTCGCACCTTATTGTTAATAACTATTGGGCAAAATATTCAAGGTTGCGACTTAGAATTTGTGGAACAAAGAACACTGGAGCAATGGCTAGATTTACTCGGAAATCAGTATCAAACTTTATTGCAGGAATTTAAGAAATATGATGATACTCTTTGCTCTTTTGCTACGAGATTATGGTGTGTCAAAGAGTCTATTTTCAAAGCTACAGGTATTTTTCCCCAATTAATTACAGTAGAAATGAAAAGCCAAAAAGGAGTTATTTTTACTGCTCAAGTAGTGAATAATTCTTTTCATGTTTTAACATTTCCTGTGAATATTTGGCACCAAAATATCGTTATTGTAGCTAGTTTAGTTCATCGACAAAACCTCGTCCTGATCTAG